Within the Malus sylvestris chromosome 4, drMalSylv7.2, whole genome shotgun sequence genome, the region TCTCGTGTTGTATTATTGTTCAATTTGATTTCTGTAGTACAAACACACACCTGAATAAGTCTTTCAATTTCATTCCTAAGTTAATGTGAATATTGTACTATcattcaatttatttaattctaACCATTTGGTCCCACATAATTTGATTTGCAATGGAATTCAGACTCGGGCGCAAATAGGATGACATTCAAAACCCGGAGACATTTAACTTTGTTGTAAAAATTATAGTTCAAGCAAATGCTTGtttttgatattttcccagTTGATGACGGAAATGGAGATATGCTCTCTTAATCTCTCGTCCCTGATTCACCACATGCCAAGCGTCTATTATATTAGACGAGTGACATTAGCGTAAATATGTCTTGGCTGCAACAGAGAATTTAGCGTCGAGATGGTTCATGAACACGTATAGACAACTTTGTGCAGTTTGCAAACACAATCGGTTTCCAATGTAAATTGCCATTGCCATTGCCACATTTAGTAATGTTACAAGTGGTACAAGAGCCATAATTCCGGCACCACCCATAGCCTTTTATGCCATAACACTTCTAGCAgtctaaaaaaatttcatctacCAAATGTCGAAACAAAAAACCAATTGAACCTATAAGCTGCAGAGGGCTTTCATCCAGGCAGAAAAGACTCGAAAAAGGGTGGTTGATTCTTCAAAAATGCAGTGTACCTTTTGATCCATGACTTCTTTCCGAAATTTTTCGATGAATGAAGCTCGTATGATATGCACAATCCATCCAGGTCAGAGTTGGCATGATCAAGCTCGAGATTACACGTGGTAGCTCCATGTCTCCCTGGTTTGTTGTATTTTTCCAATGGAGGATCCAATATAAATGGACTTGGAATCACCCTGTAAACTTGGCGATTACCAAACTAACTGCCATAAAAACAACATAGAGACCAACAAGACAGAATCCCCAGAACCTAGGCACCCGAAATCTGCACCATGTAATCACCAATAGAGACCCCATCAGGCTCAGAAGCAAGAAAACAAATGCAATCACTATACCCACGTGGAACTGAAGCTCGTATGCCTCGGGATAGACATCATATGTCTGTATAACCAAGGCAGTTCCAAGTCCAATGAGCATGTTAAACATTGGCCCAGCAAAACATCCAGCCATGGCCATTGCAGGGTGGCCAGCCTTGGCAACTGCAACATCAGCAACAAGATCCCCAACTGAATTTCCCCATGCAAGAACTGTGAGCCCAAGAAGTGCAGGCGGCAACTCTAGAAGTGTTCCGAGTGCAGCGAGGCAGTTCAGCAATTCACCAGCAGTCGTGGATATCCAAAAGACACTCATAACAAATGCTATAAGCAATACAGGCAGTTGCTCGGTTTTGGGCGGCTCTTTTTCTACTGCATAATGAAGAAGTGCAAGAGAGGAGCTTGCCAAGAGGATTACAAGCCATAGGGGCAAATGGGTGTTTGAAAGGAGGAAAACAACGGGGTGATTAAATGGCATGAATGAGTTGCAAGCATATAGCAGCGCGAGAGGGCAAAGAGCAATATTGGCTGACATGTAGAATCTGCTCCATTCGGAAGGTGAAGCTTGGGGAATTGTGAGCTTCAAAAGAAATGAGACGGGAAGCTCCCATGCTCTCGAGATCTGTATAAGAAATAGAGTTAACTAGTGCAAATTTCCAAAGCAGAAGGTTAGCCAACAAAATTGTACACAGGAAAAGCGAGCTCAATCAGAAATTCAGAACATAAATTTCatgctttttgggtttttcccAGTTCAAGATTTAAAAGAGATTTCATAAGGAAATATACAGCTTATGCCAAGACACAGTGAAACTCTATGCACATGCTTCTACAATTACTATCACACGTCAAGAATTCTCTTGTCCAAGTTATCCTCGCTCAAAGAATAAGCTCTTCTACTTCTGTGCATTGACATTGATATATATACGTGATATCCAACTCTCGAAGATCTCCACTTCTCACCAATGTCATCCATTTCATATGCTCAAAGTTTTAATCTCAAGGATTTTAGGCACAGCTACAACTTAGCCATATTCCTCTACTGAGACAATGAGAAGCTACATCTGACCAGGGCCGTGAGATCGGATTTATCATCGACTATATCAAAGGTTCATTAAATCCTATAGACCTCCTGATGAAGCATACCGGAAAAAAAATGATTCCTAGCAAATTCAGAACTAAATTAAATGGCAAGCCTATACAGTCCAAATTTTCATTTCGTATATCAATTATTATATGCTTCTATAAAGTGAATCCATAAGAAGTTCGAAACTTTCACCTACGTTCAGCTACCGAAACTGTTTGCTCCAATGTGAGAAATACTCAAGAAGGAAACCATAACTAGCACATAGAAATTCGAAGTGCGGAGCTAATTAACAAGCTGCATTGATTTCATTCAACACAACCTATATTCCTCCATCAAGTAAATTTTCTCAGAGCATTACGTTACTAACCAATCAACAAGCGGAGTGTTTTATCGAATTCTCGAAACCTTGAACAACCACTGCCACTAATACTAGAAGTTTAACAACTATCCATCAGAGCATTGCATTGAATGAAAACCAAACATAGAAACAGATAAATTGCATACAACACACAATGTACCCAAACTTTAGCAGAACAAGCACAAAAAAGAACGCAAATTTATCCGAAAACATACCATTCCAAGAGCTCTCCCAACTCCAAAACTCCCCTTCCTATCCTCTGAACTCTCCAAAACATGTCCGATCCTGGAATCTGGTGCAACCAAACCCCTCTGAATTTCAATGTCTCCGACCGATCCCGCCTCAACTCTGCTCTCCTTTCCTCCTCCTCCCATTCccaaatccatccaaaacaCCAACCCAACAAAAAATAAGTAAAACCCAACAAACCCGACCGCTTGCCACAGATAAATCTCGGCGCTCAGATACACATAGAATAAGAACAGCGCCGCCGTCAGATAAAACATCACGTCCCTCACAAACGGCGCCGGCTTGAGCGGAAAGGGCGCGGCGTAAATCGCCACAAACCCCACCACGAACGCCGACACGAAAGTGCCGGCGGACAGAATCGCGCCGAACCCGGTTCGGTACTGCCCCGTCCGGACCGCCGCGACCGAGGCAAAGACGTCAGGGGCGCCGTTTCCGAGCGCGAGGAGGGTGACGGCGGCCATGCTGGGGGTCAAATCGAGGGCAAAAACGAGCTTGGTGGTGACGAGAGAGAAGTGATCCTGCGCTGTTTTGATGAGGAtgtagaagaggaggaggaggataagagagagggaggagagagagagaaatgggttTTGGCGGAAGAGGCAGAAGTGGAGGTAGAGGTAGTTGAAGAGGCCATCGGAGTGGGTTACGGCGGCGGAGGAGCAAGATGGGGTTTTTGCTGCGGTGGCGATGAGGGACCTGTGGAACGTTATGGGAGATGGGTTAGGGTAGTTTGGGGAATTGGGAGTTGGGGttgtgaggaggaagaagaggaagaaggagaggagagagagtgagagaatgCAGGTTTTGAAAGAGGAGGAGAGGGAGATGGCCATGCCATTTAGCAAGCAAAAAGCTCCAATCTTTCTGTCAAGTTTTGAGAGAGAGGGTGTGTGTTTGTCTCTCTGATTTCAGAATTCGGATCCGACCTTTGTCCATTTGCCTTGGTCTTACGCAGTTCACTGAATTGAATAGAATTATGAGCAATCTTGGTTTTGAGTTTCTATTCAAAATTCTTCGCGTATGATTTATAGaattttatagttaattcaaaACAGTTCGTATtataaaggggtgtgatatccacacaccccattttacttctcacacacctttttaatttttggccatcggatcagatgaattgaagaagatcaacggacagaaattatcaaggggtgtgtgagaagtaaaatggggtgtgtggatagcacaccccattataaatcactatgtaatatcatctttaaaaaataaattgaaattaaagTCAATAGATAGACGGTTCGTAAAACTTTTAATTTATGTCCATCTGTTCTTATACAATTTGATGACTAAACAACTTTAGTTTTTTAATTGACTTTTAGCCGACATTCTTTAtaaagtgatttataatataaacgattctaatcataaacacaaaaatcGATTAATAAAAAACGAAGAATTTTGAGCAGGAGATGTAGCCAAGTATTTGTTCTCGAAATGTTCActcgaaaaataataatttaatggAAAAGACGTAGCCAAGTATTGGGTGAAACGGTAACCTTCTTTCTGTTTGATATGGGTAATTTTGATCATTTGATAGGTGGCAAATGGTttgtggggagagagagagagagagagagagagagacagagagaaacAAGGCTACCAAATTGAATATACACAAGCTCATCTTCGTCTAATTTACACGACCAAAGACCACAAGGCAAGAGTTTCCTAGGATCTACTGGCGGAGTTTTCTGAATAACCATTTCTGTCGGGCTGTTACATCCATCGCCACAAACATCTTCGCCTTGCTCTCGTCTTCTAGAATCTGAGAAGCTTCCAAGAAGAGCTCATCATTCATGTCAGGTACCGTTTCAAGTGCATCAACAATGCGTTCTATCGAGCAGCAGTCTTTGTCCTCTTCATTGCCGACGAACCCGTTTACTCTCTGTGGTTTCTCATCTAAGGTTTCTTGTACCTCCTCCTTGATGGTTCTTTGAACTCTCTTACTAGCTGAGGTGGATGAAGCTGTTGGCTTTCGCTTCTTTCGCTGAATCGATGTTTCATAGTCCATGGTTCGGGATTGCAAGCCACCAAAGGTCATATCAAATCCCGTTTTCCCCATTTCGGTACTCAAATAACTTGATCTTCCATCAGCGACTCCATTGCCATATATCATAGTCGAATCATTGTAGTCCAAGATACTATTTCCATATGCAGGTTGATACGGGTGATcctgaaaaaataaaacattgacATGAAAGATACACACGTTAATAACGTCACCCGAAGCTACTCATGAATCATTCAACACTCAAAACACTCGCACATACAAAACATGCGCATGCACCATACTGCTCCTCCATGAAATGTTGAGGAGGTGTAATTAGtactagaaatttagaatagGGAAACTCCTTTTGTCCGAGGCAGCAGTTAGCGAGAAAAACAAGCACCTTGACATAAGCGTCCCAGACATCGTCAACTTCTGCGAATATTGTTTGCTGAGTTTCATCCCCTGCAAAATGGTTGCTATTGAGAAAATTCTGATATACTCTTGCATCAAGATGAGAAACTGATTTTTCAGAAAATCTGTCACAACAATGTCCAAATTTTTACTGAATGACACAATCATCCAAGCCCCAGGTTTTCATTGAATGTAAAACCAGTTTTATTGATAGAGAGCAGGGGCCACGTACCAACATTAACTCTCGGATCATCATCCTCGGCATCCATAGAGTGATTAGATGAACCCTCCCTTTTAAGACCGTCTTCATTTCCATATATCAAGCACAAATCATTGAAATTTGGTAGGGTTCTATTGCGGTATGATCGTGCATCAGGGCGCACCTGCACAAGTACATGTGAGCTGCTAGCCTGTTATAGACCTACAATTCTTTTCAATCAACAAATCAATCAAAGACGAACCTTGACATGAGCATCCCAAAGATCACCATCAGCAGTTATCCTCTGCTGCATTTCATCCCAAGTAAACCCACTCTGGTCAAGTAGAGTTTTCATGTCATTGAATCGTTTCCTCAAATTCACAAAACGACTTTTTAAGACATCTTTGTCATGCTGGGAACCAAACTGTGCTCTGAACTTAGAAACCATATCAGTCCAGGCTAGTTTACTGAATTTTTGGTTAACCATACTTCCGTTGCGAACTTGCTCTAACATTAGATCAATGAAATATCGGTCCATTGGAGGTGTCCAATCAGTTCTCCGGTGATAGCTATGGTTATAATTGGCTGGTTTTGAAATGAACAGCAATACATGTATAAGGAAAAGGTTCATTTTTCTGATTcatcaaaatatattaaaaGAATTCTTGGTTAATGAAAGACAAAGCAAACACAAACTGACCATCACCGTTACAGCCCATGGCTTGACCTGATTGGTTGTATCTTTCCCCCGAATTTGAGTTTCCATAAATCAAGCACAAATCATTATAATTTGGCGTGGATTTCGTTCTGTACGCTTCCGTATCAGGGCGTTCCTACAGAAACTATATGTTAGCCTTCGTAGAAAATAATGATTAAGACTCAAACAGATAGGTTATGCACCTTAATATAGGCATCCCAAACATCATCATATGCTGTGACCATTTGCTGTGTTTCGTCCCACCAAAACCCTCTCCGATCCAGAAGATCTTTTGTATCGTGGTATTGCTTCTCTAAACTTTTGTAGCGACTCCTCAAGAGATCTTTGTTGTATTGTAAACCAAATCTTTCCTTGAATAACACAAGCACATCTACCCACGCTTGGTCGTCCAAAGAGTAATCAATCTTGTTTGCTTTCTGCAGTTGCTCCAGAAGAAGGTCAATCAGATAACGATCCATTGGAGGTGTCCAATCTTTCCTTGAAAAAATGTCATTTCCATGGCTCTGAATGTCTTCTCCGTCTATCCACCAAAATGTTGCAATTAAATGCACTTGCAATTACATTTTAACAGATGATTGCAAACATGCATAAATAATTCACAGGTTGTAAACCCACTCTAGACAATTTTGAATTCAGAGTTATATGGTATGGATTTAGGAGACCTGAATATGGAAAATGAATATGAAAAATTAGAGAAACATTTATGATGGAAAATTGGAATCCTCAACCGATAAGAATTATAGCAAAAAAAGAGGTCACATAGCAAGATGAATAGTCTGCACGGAAACAAGGCTCTCCAAAAATACGTCATCATGGTGGAATGATTATTTACTATTAAGGAAAGAAAGTACAGCCTAAATGGTACTGGTTAATGAAGCACAAGAGGCGCCTATTATCAGACTAGCTCGAGCTGTTTAAGGACGCATTTCTACTCGTTTTACTCCCTGCAAATATCATAACTTTAGATTTTACTCGTCATACGGTTCAGCACAGATTATTCTAACATTCAGTGTTGAACAAgaaaggcacctgtcataaaATCTAGGCCTTCACTGTCAAGATCCTCGAAGGAAGCCAAATGACCAttaccagaaaaagaaaattggccCTCCCTTTCTTCTTCATCTACATGATTAATAGAACCCATTAGTAGACATAACTGTTaaataattcattcatttaacaCAGCTTtcaacatgattttttttcctgAGTAATATGTGCGAATATACACTCTTTACAACTTCAACACATTACTTCTTAAACACAGTTTACACTCTTATGTGTGTTTCATTCAGTAAAAATCACAGTCAATTATTACTTTTTCCTTACGAAGACAAAATGATTTTgctacttttttctttttcggttAAACAACCAGCGTTACAAGTTTTACAGAAACTAAACCATTATATAACCGAAATTCTTAATTCTCTCCAGTCCTCCACTGTAAGATTCATCTCCAGAATTTGTACCTTGATCCAAATGATTAAGGAGTCCATTGCTAATTTCACTGGCATATATCGAGTTCAAATCCTGATAGTTCAGCAAGGGCTTCTTCCTATATACACGTGCATCTGGAAGTGCCTACATCAGCGACAAGTGTAAAAAATCATACAACTGGAAGTGCCTACATCAGCAACAAGACGTGTAAAAATGTATACAACTGGATGCTATTAAATAGAAGACACAATACCTGGATACAATTTCCCCAAACATCATCATCAGCCACAATCATTTGTCGATTTTCGTCCCAATAAAATCCTTTTCTGGCAAGTATGCTTCTAACATCAGTATAGTACTTCAACAGTTTCTTATGAAGCTGTTTCAAGAACCTTGTTTGATA harbors:
- the LOC126619056 gene encoding cation/calcium exchanger 5; protein product: MAISLSSSFKTCILSLSLLSFFLFFLLTTPTPNSPNYPNPSPITFHRSLIATAAKTPSCSSAAVTHSDGLFNYLYLHFCLFRQNPFLSLSSLSLILLLLFYILIKTAQDHFSLVTTKLVFALDLTPSMAAVTLLALGNGAPDVFASVAAVRTGQYRTGFGAILSAGTFVSAFVVGFVAIYAAPFPLKPAPFVRDVMFYLTAALFLFYVYLSAEIYLWQAVGFVGFYLFFVGLVFWMDLGMGGGGKESRVEAGSVGDIEIQRGLVAPDSRIGHVLESSEDRKGSFGVGRALGMISRAWELPVSFLLKLTIPQASPSEWSRFYMSANIALCPLALLYACNSFMPFNHPVVFLLSNTHLPLWLVILLASSSLALLHYAVEKEPPKTEQLPVLLIAFVMSVFWISTTAGELLNCLAALGTLLELPPALLGLTVLAWGNSVGDLVADVAVAKAGHPAMAMAGCFAGPMFNMLIGLGTALVIQTYDVYPEAYELQFHVGIVIAFVFLLLSLMGSLLVITWCRFRVPRFWGFCLVGLYVVFMAVSLVIAKFTG
- the LOC126619052 gene encoding uncharacterized protein LOC126619052 isoform X2; translated protein: MSNQNPTSGDRLRTSWTPAMERYFIDLMLDQVHRGNRLGHTFNKQAWNDMLMMFNGNFGTPYDMNTLKSHYTSLWRQFNDIKNLLDQNGFSWDNTRQMVIADKYAWDAYVKVHPDAQVYRNKALMTFNDLCLIYAHTQADGRYSLSSHDIDFDDEIQGMIDGAGMISPTPASKVKRNADWKPAMDEFFLNLMLDQLEKGSKMNNTFTKQAWKDMVTLFKKKFGSQYQTRFLKQLHKKLLKYYTDVRSILARKGFYWDENRQMIVADDDVWGNCIQALPDARVYRKKPLLNYQDLNSIYASEISNGLLNHLDQDGEDIQSHGNDIFSRKDWTPPMDRYLIDLLLEQLQKANKIDYSLDDQAWVDVLVLFKERFGLQYNKDLLRSRYKSLEKQYHDTKDLLDRRGFWWDETQQMVTAYDDVWDAYIKERPDTEAYRTKSTPNYNDLCLIYGNSNSGERYNQSGQAMGCNGDANYNHSYHRRTDWTPPMDRYFIDLMLEQVRNGSMVNQKFSKLAWTDMVSKFRAQFGSQHDKDVLKSRFVNLRKRFNDMKTLLDQSGFTWDEMQQRITADGDLWDAHVKVRPDARSYRNRTLPNFNDLCLIYGNEDGLKREGSSNHSMDAEDDDPRVNVGDETQQTIFAEVDDVWDAYVKVLVFLANCCLGQKEFPYSKFLVLITPPQHFMEEQYGACACFDHPYQPAYGNSILDYNDSTMIYGNGVADGRSSYLSTEMGKTGFDMTFGGLQSRTMDYETSIQRKKRKPTASSTSASKRVQRTIKEEVQETLDEKPQRVNGFVGNEEDKDCCSIERIVDALETVPDMNDELFLEASQILEDESKAKMFVAMDVTARQKWLFRKLRQ
- the LOC126619052 gene encoding uncharacterized protein LOC126619052 isoform X1, with the protein product MSNQNPTSGDRLRTSWTPAMERYFIDLMLDQVHRGNRLGHTFNKQAWNDMLMMFNGNFGTPYDMNTLKSHYTSLWRQFNDIKNLLDQNGFSWDNTRQMVIADKYAWDAYVKVHPDAQVYRNKALMTFNDLCLIYAHTQADGRYSLSSHDIDFDDEIQGMIDGAGMISPTPASKVKRNADWKPAMDEFFLNLMLDQLEKGSKMNNTFTKQAWKDMVTLFKKKFGSQYQTRFLKQLHKKLLKYYTDVRSILARKGFYWDENRQMIVADDDVWGNCIQALPDARVYRKKPLLNYQDLNSIYASEISNGLLNHLDQDEEEREGQFSFSGNGHLASFEDLDSEGLDFMTDGEDIQSHGNDIFSRKDWTPPMDRYLIDLLLEQLQKANKIDYSLDDQAWVDVLVLFKERFGLQYNKDLLRSRYKSLEKQYHDTKDLLDRRGFWWDETQQMVTAYDDVWDAYIKERPDTEAYRTKSTPNYNDLCLIYGNSNSGERYNQSGQAMGCNGDANYNHSYHRRTDWTPPMDRYFIDLMLEQVRNGSMVNQKFSKLAWTDMVSKFRAQFGSQHDKDVLKSRFVNLRKRFNDMKTLLDQSGFTWDEMQQRITADGDLWDAHVKVRPDARSYRNRTLPNFNDLCLIYGNEDGLKREGSSNHSMDAEDDDPRVNVGDETQQTIFAEVDDVWDAYVKVLVFLANCCLGQKEFPYSKFLVLITPPQHFMEEQYGACACFDHPYQPAYGNSILDYNDSTMIYGNGVADGRSSYLSTEMGKTGFDMTFGGLQSRTMDYETSIQRKKRKPTASSTSASKRVQRTIKEEVQETLDEKPQRVNGFVGNEEDKDCCSIERIVDALETVPDMNDELFLEASQILEDESKAKMFVAMDVTARQKWLFRKLRQ
- the LOC126619052 gene encoding uncharacterized protein LOC126619052 isoform X3, whose translation is MSNQNPTSGDRLRTSWTPAMERYFIDLMLDQVHRGNRLGHTFNKQAWNDMLMMFNGNFGTPYDMNTLKSHYTSLWRQFNDIKNLLDQNGFSWDNTRQMVIADKYAWDAYVKVHPDAQVYRNKALMTFNDLCLIYAHTQADGRYSLSSHDIDFDDEIQGMIDGAGMISPTPASKVKRNADWKPAMDEFFLNLMLDQLEKGSKMNNTFTKQAWKDMVTLFKKKFGSQYQTRFLKQLHKKLLKYYTDVRSILARKGFYWDENRQMIVADDDVWGNCIQALPDARVYRKKPLLNYQDLNSIYASEISNGLLNHLDQDEEEREGQFSFSGNGHLASFEDLDSEGLDFMTDGEDIQSHGNDIFSRKDWTPPMDRYLIDLLLEQLQKANKIDYSLDDQAWVDVLVLFKERFGLQYNKDLLRSRYKSLEKQYHDTKDLLDRRGFWWDETQQMVTAYDDVWDAYIKERPDTEAYRTKSTPNYNDLCLIYGNSNSGERYNQSGQAMGCNGDANYNHSYHRRTDWTPPMDRYFIDLMLEQVRNGSMVNQKFSKLAWTDMVSKFRAQFGSQHDKDVLKSRFVNLRKRFNDMKTLLDQSGFTWDEMQQRITADGDLWDAHVKVRPDARSYRNRTLPNFNDLCLIYGNEDGLKREGSSNHSMDAEDDDPRVNVGDETQQTIFAEVDDVWDAYVKDHPYQPAYGNSILDYNDSTMIYGNGVADGRSSYLSTEMGKTGFDMTFGGLQSRTMDYETSIQRKKRKPTASSTSASKRVQRTIKEEVQETLDEKPQRVNGFVGNEEDKDCCSIERIVDALETVPDMNDELFLEASQILEDESKAKMFVAMDVTARQKWLFRKLRQ